The sequence AGTTCTATGTTTCAAAAGGGAGGAATCTGATTTCTCAGGAAAAGTTGTGGAGTTACCGGTTTTAAAGTTAGGAAGATTTCTAAAAGCATACTCATTTAACTATTTGGTTAATAAATATTTACAAGAAAAGGAAAACCAAAACACAGTAAACTTTTCATTTAATAGAGTTCAAAACTGCCACGTATTTAGAGCAGGTGGTGGAACACATTTAGGTTTTTTAAAAAAATCGATAGAGGCTTATAGAGGTTTAGATAGGATTAAAAAGAGATTTACAAGATTTCTAAATCCAATTAACGTTTATATGCCAACTTTAGAGAAGAAAATTTTACTTTCCTCAAAGAGGATTATAGCTATCTCAGAACAAGTTAAAGAGGAAATTAAAGAATACTATGGAGATACTTTTCAGAGGAAAGTATCTGTCATACCTAACAGTGTTGATACTAACAGGTTTAATTCTAATTATAGAAAATTAAACAAACAAAGGCTAAGGAAAAATTTAAACATTAGTAAAGAGATTTTTGTCATAGGTTTTGCTTCGAGTAACTTTAAGTTGAAAGGTCTTAATCACATTATTGAAGCCCTAAAAAAACTGCCAAATAATGTACATCTTATTGTAGCTGGAGGTAGAAATCCAAGAAAATATCTAAAACTTGCTGAAAGTTTAAAAGTAAGAGAAAGAGTTCATTTTCTAGGAAAGATAAGAAGGATGGAGGACTTTTACACTGTAATAGATTGTTTAGCTCATCCATCCTTCTACGATTCCTTTGGGAATGTTGTAACTGAAGCTTTATCAATGCATGTTCCAGTAATTGTTTCAAAAAATACGGGTTCAAAAGATTTTGTAGTTTCAGGAAAGAATGGTTTTCTACTAAATGCTATTAATTCCAATGAATTAGCTAAATGTATAATGAAAACTATGAATTTTAAACCTGATTTTTCCGTCAATAAGTTTCTTGATGATAAGAAAATGTTTCAGCTTTATATTAAAGAAGCTGAAAAAAGTTTACTTATCAAGTAAAGAAACCTTATGATTCACAATAAAGAAGTTCAGTCCCAAAATAAACATAACAGTATACTTAATTTCTGAATCGGTAAAATTATTTTCAAAGAATCCTGCGACCAAAAACCCAAAATAACAGGATATTAAAAAGGATATAATAGGTAGCAATTGCGGATTAGTTCTTAAAATTCTTAAATTTTCTTTAAAAATTAAAAGCCAAAAACTTAAATATCCAATTAATCCTAATATACCATACTTCGTTAAAAATTTAAGATAAATATTATGAGTTAAACCTCCATGAAAATGAATCTTTAGATTTTTAGATGATTCTGTTTTAACTACTTCTTTATAACTTTCAGGAAATCTCTTCCAGGCATAATCTGAAGCCTTGTAGCCTGCACCAATCAGCTTTTCAAGGGGTGAATAATCATAAATAAAGGCTTTTATGTGCGACTTCCATAGCATTAACCTATCAACGTTACTCCAGTTTGTTCTTGTATTAGTTATACTGTACAGTCTGTCCTTTAAGTTAGGTATCTGGAACAGCACAGTGGCACTAATAACCACTATTCCCCAAAAAGTAATTAGAAATTTCCAATACCTTTTAAAAAGTAGGATTGATAAGAGTAAGAAAGAAAAAAATGACCCCAACCAGTAAGAGCGACTTTCTGTTAGTATTAATGCAACAATTAAAGAACAAGATATAAATAGATAGTAATAGTTTTTATTTTGCAAAAAATAACCTAAAAATAAGAAAAATAGTAGAAAGATAACACCAGCTGTTGTTAATGGATTATCCAAAAGCCCATTTGCTCTCATCGGAGTTAAATGAAATGAGAGAGAATGTATATCAATGTGTTTTACATCCTGCCAGGTAAAGGCTTGAAATATTACAGAGAGCGAGAGAATAAAAGAAGAAATAGATAAAACAAATATTAGTTTTTCAAGGGAACTCCTATCTTGTTTAAGAGTTTTGTAGACCACAAAATATGGTGTAAGTTTATGGTTAAAATCAGTTTTTAAAATTTCCTTCGGAAAAGAAACTAGAGAACTTAAGATTTCAGGTATAAGTAGAAGTATAATAGGTTTCATAGAAGGTAAATTTTTAAAATCTTTAACTAAGAGGACAATCATTAACCCTAATAGGCCTATTCCAGCAGATACACCATCTAAGGCAATGGAAGTAGGTATCGAAATTGCAAAGAGGAATGTACTTAAAATTATAAGTTTATTTCCAATAGTTAGTATTTTATCTTTCATTTATTAAAGTTATTAAAGAATTTCTTTAAGATTTTTACATTTTTATCAGGGGCATTCTTTTCAAAAATAGCTCTAACAACTGCAACTCCTGCAGGTTTACACTTTAAAACCTCAAAGATATTTGAAGAGTTTATTCCACCTATTGCAACAATGGGAATTTTTGAAATTTCAACAGCTT is a genomic window of Balnearium lithotrophicum containing:
- a CDS encoding glycosyltransferase family 4 protein — translated: MKIRVIIGKFSQYGGAESIAFRFSKFLYQSGLLEEVLCFKREESDFSGKVVELPVLKLGRFLKAYSFNYLVNKYLQEKENQNTVNFSFNRVQNCHVFRAGGGTHLGFLKKSIEAYRGLDRIKKRFTRFLNPINVYMPTLEKKILLSSKRIIAISEQVKEEIKEYYGDTFQRKVSVIPNSVDTNRFNSNYRKLNKQRLRKNLNISKEIFVIGFASSNFKLKGLNHIIEALKKLPNNVHLIVAGGRNPRKYLKLAESLKVRERVHFLGKIRRMEDFYTVIDCLAHPSFYDSFGNVVTEALSMHVPVIVSKNTGSKDFVVSGKNGFLLNAINSNELAKCIMKTMNFKPDFSVNKFLDDKKMFQLYIKEAEKSLLIK
- a CDS encoding O-antigen ligase family protein, yielding MKDKILTIGNKLIILSTFLFAISIPTSIALDGVSAGIGLLGLMIVLLVKDFKNLPSMKPIILLLIPEILSSLVSFPKEILKTDFNHKLTPYFVVYKTLKQDRSSLEKLIFVLSISSFILSLSVIFQAFTWQDVKHIDIHSLSFHLTPMRANGLLDNPLTTAGVIFLLFFLFLGYFLQNKNYYYLFISCSLIVALILTESRSYWLGSFFSFLLLSILLFKRYWKFLITFWGIVVISATVLFQIPNLKDRLYSITNTRTNWSNVDRLMLWKSHIKAFIYDYSPLEKLIGAGYKASDYAWKRFPESYKEVVKTESSKNLKIHFHGGLTHNIYLKFLTKYGILGLIGYLSFWLLIFKENLRILRTNPQLLPIISFLISCYFGFLVAGFFENNFTDSEIKYTVMFILGLNFFIVNHKVSLLDK